A stretch of the Candidatus Methylomirabilota bacterium genome encodes the following:
- a CDS encoding FkbM family methyltransferase has product MFTYAQNFEDVMLNRLFHEQATGFYIDVGAWDPHLHSVTKHFYKAGWRGVNIEPLRSKFEAFERDRPRDINVNAAVGDAPGKMRFYECVEESYLSTPDPAMAQQFKTRGGTVTEYMVPVITMNEIFDRHCPASVEFLKIDIEGWEKPVIASCDWRRFRPRALVIEATKPATRPKNWDDIESIAMWDEWEPILLANRYVFAYFDGLNRFYVREEEAELARRFQLPPGVFDDIAYE; this is encoded by the coding sequence ATGTTCACCTACGCTCAGAACTTCGAAGACGTGATGCTGAATCGCCTGTTCCACGAACAGGCAACCGGGTTCTACATCGACGTTGGCGCATGGGACCCGCACCTGCATTCGGTCACCAAGCATTTCTACAAGGCCGGCTGGCGCGGCGTGAACATCGAGCCGCTGCGCTCGAAGTTCGAGGCGTTCGAACGAGATCGGCCGCGTGACATCAATGTGAACGCGGCGGTCGGCGACGCTCCCGGGAAGATGCGCTTCTACGAGTGTGTGGAGGAGAGCTACCTGTCCACGCCCGACCCCGCGATGGCGCAGCAGTTCAAGACCAGGGGCGGCACTGTGACCGAATACATGGTTCCGGTCATCACCATGAACGAGATCTTCGACCGACACTGCCCTGCGTCCGTGGAATTCCTCAAGATTGACATCGAGGGATGGGAAAAGCCGGTCATCGCGAGCTGTGATTGGCGTCGATTCCGACCTCGGGCGCTGGTCATCGAGGCCACCAAGCCGGCCACGCGTCCGAAGAATTGGGATGACATCGAGAGCATCGCGATGTGGGACGAATGGGAGCCCATCCTTCTCGCCAATCGGTATGTGTTCGCATACTTCGACGGATTGAATCGGTTCTACGTCCGCGAGGAGGAAGCGGAGCTGGCCCGGCGCTTCCAGCTGCCGCCCGGCGTGTTCGACGACATCGCCTACGAGTAA
- a CDS encoding ABC transporter ATP-binding protein, translating to MSADRFFALDDISVEVQKGEAVGIIGANGSGKSTLLGLIAGVIGPQSGTVEVRGRVAPLLELGAGFHYELTGYENIVLNGVLMGLTRREVAARLEAIVAFSGLESSLNEPLRTYSSGMVARLGFSVAVHLDPDILLIDEILAVGDTHFQARCYDRLDEFRRQGTTFVIVSHALSEIRYLCDRVVWLAGGKIMMQGKPDEVIAAYEKS from the coding sequence ATGAGCGCGGATCGATTCTTCGCGCTGGACGACATCTCGGTGGAGGTCCAGAAGGGCGAGGCCGTGGGCATCATCGGCGCGAACGGCTCGGGCAAGAGCACACTGCTCGGTCTCATCGCGGGTGTGATCGGCCCCCAGAGTGGAACCGTCGAGGTGCGTGGCCGAGTGGCGCCGCTGCTCGAACTTGGGGCCGGGTTCCACTACGAGCTGACCGGCTACGAGAACATCGTGTTGAACGGGGTGCTCATGGGATTGACTCGCCGAGAAGTAGCGGCCCGACTGGAGGCGATCGTGGCGTTCAGCGGGCTCGAGTCGTCGTTGAACGAGCCGCTCCGCACCTACTCGAGCGGGATGGTCGCGCGGCTGGGCTTCTCGGTGGCAGTCCACCTCGACCCCGACATCTTGCTGATCGACGAGATCCTGGCCGTTGGGGACACCCACTTCCAGGCGCGGTGCTATGACCGGCTCGACGAGTTTCGACGGCAGGGAACGACGTTCGTGATCGTGTCGCACGCGCTTTCCGAGATCCGCTATTTGTGCGATCGCGTCGTGTGGCTCGCCGGCGGCAAGATCATGATGCAAGGGAAGCCCGACGAGGTGATCGCGGCGTACGAGAAGTCGTGA
- a CDS encoding ABC transporter permease encodes MATQAVVTPSARPLAYLVDLILVLVQKDMKVRYKSSWLGYAWSVANPLLFTVVYYIALGVFLRFEIPGYPYPLFLIAGQFPWQWLASSIGGGPMAFINNASLIKKVRFPRNIIIVSTVLGDAIHFLLTIPVTLLVLLWYGRTPSWSWIPGIPLLVLAQFLTVYGAALAVASVNVFVRDLERLVALFIQALFFLTPVIYSVHVVPVQYHVWIKLNPVAPLIRAWQKLLLDGYLDPLLVGAAYLSAVACLVVGTLVYRALSPRFAELV; translated from the coding sequence ATGGCGACGCAAGCCGTGGTGACACCTTCCGCTCGACCGCTCGCGTACCTCGTGGATCTGATCCTGGTGCTCGTCCAGAAAGACATGAAGGTGCGTTACAAGAGCAGCTGGCTCGGGTACGCCTGGTCGGTCGCCAACCCCTTGCTGTTCACCGTCGTCTACTACATCGCCCTGGGCGTCTTCCTCCGATTCGAGATACCCGGCTATCCATACCCCCTGTTCCTCATCGCGGGCCAGTTCCCCTGGCAGTGGCTCGCGAGCTCCATCGGTGGTGGCCCGATGGCCTTCATCAACAACGCCTCGCTCATCAAGAAGGTACGGTTCCCTCGGAACATCATCATCGTGAGCACCGTCCTGGGCGACGCGATCCACTTTCTCCTGACGATCCCGGTCACTCTTCTCGTGTTGCTCTGGTACGGGCGCACTCCGTCCTGGTCGTGGATACCGGGCATCCCTCTCCTGGTCCTGGCCCAGTTCCTCACCGTGTACGGCGCGGCCCTGGCCGTCGCTTCGGTCAACGTCTTCGTCCGCGACCTCGAGCGTCTCGTCGCTCTGTTCATCCAGGCTCTCTTCTTCCTGACCCCGGTCATCTACTCGGTACACGTCGTCCCCGTCCAGTATCACGTCTGGATCAAGTTGAATCCGGTGGCGCCGCTCATCCGGGCATGGCAGAAGCTCCTGCTCGACGGCTACCTGGATCCGTTGCTGGTCGGCGCCGCCTATCTCTCCGCCGTCGCCTGTCTCGTGGTTGGGACGCTCGTCTATCGAGCCCTATCCCCTCGATTCGCCGAGCTCGTATGA